The Burkholderia ambifaria AMMD genome contains the following window.
TGTCGAACAGCTTGAACGTCTCGATCGAGCGCAGCAGCAGCGCGAGGCCGATCTGCGGCGCCGCGAGCGGCAGCGTGATGTCGCGCAGGCACTGCCAATCGCTCGCGCCGTCGGTGCGCGCGGCTTCGTACAGTTCCTGCGGGATCGATTGCAGCCCGGCCAGCACGATCAGGAACGCCATCGGCGTCCACTGCCACACGTCGACGAGCGCGAGCGACCACAACGCAAGATGCGGATCGGACAGCCAGCGCACGCCTTCGATGCCGAACGCGGCGAGCAGCGCGTTCAGGAAGCCGTCGAAGTTGAGCCAGTTGCGCCAGATCGCCGAGCACACGAGCGTGGACAGCATCATCGGCAGGATCGCGAGCGGCAGCGCGATGCGCCGCCCCGGAAACGCGCGCACGAACAGCAGCGCGAGGCCGAAGCCGAGCGTGACTTCGGCGAGCGACGCCACGATCGTGAAGCGCAGCGTGTTGCCGAAGCCGGCTGTGAACGCATCGTCGCCGAGAACCGCGCGATAGTTCGCGAGCCCGGTGAACGTGCGCCGGCCGGCCGCGTAGTCGACCCGGCAGAACGAATCGACCAGCACCTGCGCGACCGGGTACAGCGCGAGCGCGGCCAGCACCAGCAGCGCGGGGCCGAGCAGCGCGACGAACGGCAGGCTGCGGCCGAGGGCTTTCATGCGCGGATTCCGGGCGATGCGTGACGGCGGGCCGTCACTTGCCGGCCGCGGCCGTCGCCTGAGCGATCTTCTGCTGCGCCTGACGCAGCGCGGCGTCGGGTGCGGCCTGCCCGGTCAGCGCGAGCTGCAGCTGGTCGCCGAGGATGCTCTCGACCTGCTGCCAGTCCTTCACGCGCGGCCGTGCACGGCCGGCCTCGAGCGCCTTCAGCTGATCGGGATACCAGCGGTACTGGCGCACCAGCGCAGGATCGGCGAACACGCTGCGGCGCGTCGGCGGAATGCCGATTCCGGCGAGGCGCGTCTGCGTGTCGCGCGAGCTCAGGTAGCTCAGGAAATCCTGCGCGAGCTTCGCGTGCGGCGCATCCTTCGGAATGCCCATCTGCCAGATGCCGAGCATCGGTGCGGGGCCTGCCGTCTGCCCGGGCGGCG
Protein-coding sequences here:
- a CDS encoding carbohydrate ABC transporter permease, producing the protein MKALGRSLPFVALLGPALLVLAALALYPVAQVLVDSFCRVDYAAGRRTFTGLANYRAVLGDDAFTAGFGNTLRFTIVASLAEVTLGFGLALLFVRAFPGRRIALPLAILPMMLSTLVCSAIWRNWLNFDGFLNALLAAFGIEGVRWLSDPHLALWSLALVDVWQWTPMAFLIVLAGLQSIPQELYEAARTDGASDWQCLRDITLPLAAPQIGLALLLRSIETFKLFDKVYALTGGGPGNATQTLSTYIYDTGFRFFNVGPASAASVLMLAASALLVSGYVWQTVRKRRA